Part of the Kordiimonas pumila genome is shown below.
ATAACGGCAGCCTAGAGCGACTGATACGGGTATACTTACTAAGTGGCCAATATGATGCTCATGCACTCGCAGAAAAGGTCGCCAATCTCTATGGCTATGGCTCAGTCCCTAAAAGCTTTTTCGACAGTACCGCCGGTGAGCACAATAACCTCAAATCCTAATATGAACAGACAGTTCCTTCTATAGCGGCAAACTTGCACCACCAGACGCTTTAGAATCCAGGACCGCTGTTGGCCAGTCGCCTTTACTCACCAGATCATGCACCAGTCTAATAATCAACGCTTCAAGCTCTTCCACCGCTTTTAGGCCGCAGCGGCTCCAGTTTGTTGCAATGGTCCACGATACATCCAGCCCCTTAATTGGCACAAAAGCCAGTTCACCTTCTGGGCGCTGAGCAACCACACTGCAAGGCGCGATACCATAGCCCACTTTTCTCACAACAAGATCAACAAGCATGGATGAACTATTCACCTCACTTCTAACATTTAGATCATCACTGCGATGAGGGAACTTGCGATCAATATAAAGACGGAGTGTTTCAGGAAACCCCGTAAGGATTAAGGGCAACTCCAACAAATCGTCTACATCAATATTATCACCGAAGGCAGCACGGTCTTCCTTGCGGCATATCAGGCATATGCTTTCCACAAGCAACGGCGTAATGCGCATGCCGCTTTCTGTAACATTTGGCAAAATTGCCATATCCAGCGAGCCTTCCAAAACCTGTTTTCGCAGTCTAGGGCTGGAATTCTGTAGCAGGTTGAGCCTACAAAGCGGAAATTGTGACAGAAAACCTGCCACAGCCGGTAAAACCAGCTTTGATTGAATAGAGTGAGGGGCCCCCAAAGTAACCACGCCTCTTGGCACGCCGTCTTCCGCTGCCATGCCTTCAAGCAAATGCCGAACGCTACCCAACACCTCAGTCGCGTGTTCGTAAAAACGAACCCCCGCATCCGTTAAAGAAACACCTGAACTGTGCCT
Proteins encoded:
- a CDS encoding LysR family transcriptional regulator, which translates into the protein MELRQLRYFKAIADAGSFVRGAQDLRVAQPALSRSIAKLEEEVESNLFVRHSSGVSLTDAGVRFYEHATEVLGSVRHLLEGMAAEDGVPRGVVTLGAPHSIQSKLVLPAVAGFLSQFPLCRLNLLQNSSPRLRKQVLEGSLDMAILPNVTESGMRITPLLVESICLICRKEDRAAFGDNIDVDDLLELPLILTGFPETLRLYIDRKFPHRSDDLNVRSEVNSSSMLVDLVVRKVGYGIAPCSVVAQRPEGELAFVPIKGLDVSWTIATNWSRCGLKAVEELEALIIRLVHDLVSKGDWPTAVLDSKASGGASLPL